A region of Maribacter algicola DNA encodes the following proteins:
- the dgt gene encoding dGTP triphosphohydrolase: protein MNWEQLLSLRRKGDVNKRIRNEQNETRLGFDVDYDRIIFSAAFRSLQDKTQVIPLSKTDFVHTRLTHSLEVSVVGRSLGRLAGQKILERHPHLKEIHGYKFNDFGAIVAAAALAHDIGNPPFGHSGEKAIGEYFKNGKGAVFREHLTPKEYQDIIDFEGNANGFKLLTQDRAGVSGGLRLSYATLGAFMKYPKESLPKRPTKHISDKKFGFFQSEKAAFADIAQDLGLIRTRTGEDLTFARHPLTYLVEAADDICYTIIDFEDGINLGLISEDYALEYLIKLVKDSINTKKYNTLAYREDRISYLRALAINTLIQDAVSIFMDNEENILNGTFEVSLLDKSKYDAQVRDIISLSVERVYKANEVIEKEIAGYKIIADILEVYTDALVQKKHNTATNYHHLILQTLPEFYRRTDLSLYEILLNACCFVASLSDSSAVHIHNKITGKQL, encoded by the coding sequence ATGAATTGGGAGCAATTACTATCATTGCGCAGAAAGGGCGATGTCAATAAAAGAATTAGGAACGAACAGAATGAAACCCGTTTGGGATTTGATGTGGATTACGATCGTATTATATTCTCCGCGGCATTTAGAAGTCTACAGGATAAAACTCAGGTTATACCACTGTCAAAAACCGATTTTGTACATACCAGGCTCACGCATAGCTTGGAAGTTTCCGTAGTTGGAAGAAGCCTTGGTAGGTTGGCAGGTCAAAAAATTCTTGAGAGGCATCCCCATTTAAAAGAGATCCATGGCTATAAGTTCAATGACTTTGGAGCCATTGTTGCCGCTGCAGCCTTGGCACACGATATTGGAAACCCTCCGTTTGGTCATAGCGGAGAAAAGGCCATAGGAGAATATTTTAAAAATGGGAAGGGCGCTGTTTTTAGGGAACACTTAACGCCCAAGGAATATCAGGATATTATTGATTTTGAGGGCAATGCAAATGGCTTTAAGCTATTGACACAGGATAGGGCAGGTGTTTCCGGTGGATTGCGCCTGAGCTATGCCACTTTGGGGGCCTTTATGAAATATCCCAAGGAATCCCTCCCTAAAAGACCTACCAAGCATATTTCGGATAAAAAATTTGGGTTTTTCCAGTCGGAAAAGGCGGCTTTTGCAGACATTGCCCAAGATTTGGGATTGATACGGACCCGTACTGGCGAAGATCTAACTTTTGCTAGGCATCCACTCACGTACTTGGTGGAGGCGGCAGATGATATTTGTTACACCATAATAGACTTTGAGGACGGTATCAATCTGGGGCTTATATCTGAGGATTATGCCCTCGAATACCTAATAAAACTTGTGAAGGATTCCATAAATACCAAAAAGTATAATACCCTTGCGTACAGGGAAGATCGTATCAGCTATTTAAGGGCCTTGGCCATCAACACACTAATTCAGGATGCGGTATCTATTTTTATGGATAACGAAGAAAATATACTAAATGGTACTTTTGAAGTTTCTTTACTGGATAAAAGTAAATATGATGCGCAAGTACGGGACATTATCAGCTTGAGCGTGGAACGTGTATATAAGGCCAATGAAGTAATTGAAAAGGAGATCGCGGGATATAAGATTATAGCCGATATTTTGGAGGTATATACGGATGCCCTAGTTCAAAAAAAGCATAACACCGCCACCAATTACCATCATTTGATATTGCAAACCCTTCCCGAATTTTATCGAAGAACGGATCTGTCCCTTTATGAAATCTTATTGAATGCCTGTTGCTTTGTGGCCAGTCTCTCCGATAGTTCCGCCGTACACATCCATAATAAAATTACGGGCAAGCAACTTTAA
- a CDS encoding carboxypeptidase-like regulatory domain-containing protein, giving the protein MRTCLYAIVTLLTTMAYAQGSGSIRGKILDNEMFNEPLLMATVSLKNTQWKDQTNFNGNFEITDVEPGNYTLEISFLGYESREVAVEVKENHQLEILESLNAKTLSLPVLAEGSEKMTSDRSLEPNY; this is encoded by the coding sequence ATGAGAACATGCCTTTATGCAATCGTTACCCTTCTTACAACCATGGCCTATGCACAGGGAAGTGGCTCGATTCGCGGTAAAATCCTGGATAATGAAATGTTCAACGAGCCTTTGCTTATGGCAACCGTTTCCTTGAAAAATACCCAGTGGAAAGATCAAACCAATTTTAACGGGAATTTTGAGATTACAGATGTGGAACCGGGCAACTACACCTTGGAAATCAGTTTTTTAGGTTACGAGTCTCGAGAAGTAGCTGTAGAAGTAAAGGAGAACCACCAACTTGAAATCTTGGAGTCGCTAAATGCCAAAACCTTATCATTGCCCGTGCTGGCAGAAGGTTCTGAAAAAATGACCTCGGACCGGTCTTTGGAACCGAATTACTGA
- a CDS encoding inorganic phosphate transporter, with amino-acid sequence MGENIYLFMIIALAVLAITDLVVGVSNDAVNFLNSAIGSKAISFRTIMIVASVGIAFGAISSSGMMEVARKGIFNPGEFVFSEIMIVFMAVMITDILLLDFFNTLGMPTSTTVSIVFELLGAAVAISIVKIYADEGSILDLANYINTDKATEIILGILLSVVVAFTIGAVVQFLSRILISFKFHEKPKWYGAVFGGLAITGIIYFILVKGLSGTSILPEAVNEFIDTKASMFILMNIVFWTLVSFVVSAFLKWNIYTLIIILGTFALAMAFAGNDLVNFIGVPLAALESFTSWKSSGILASEFNMRGLSAAVQTPTYLLLLSGVVMIVTLWFSSKAKSVVKTSVDLSRQDEGDERFEPNFLSRQIVKYTIRASENLSGLIPKVIQDKIDKQFEKPYVYIPKSKVKDLPAFDLVRASVNLMVASVLISMATSMKLPLSTTYVTFMVAMGSSLADRAWGPESAVYRVAGVLNVIGGWFFTAFSAFTAAAIIAYIIHLGGIFAIGALLILAFLLIGKNYLSHTKKLKETKLEEKLQRAESNTIIGLIEESASNIALSMKRGNKIYTQSIDGLAKHDIDTLKKGKKGISKLDKEVEDLRNNIFYFIKNLDESSVGTSNFYITALSYLQDMTQSLEYISKAGYKHVHNNHKRLRFNQIKDLKETESYVEELFKSIQEIFENKRFEKLTPLLMNRQDLLNKLDAKIAKQVERTRSDESSPKNTALYFSLLLETKDLLTAIMNLIEIYEKYSNSKVVSTSTFL; translated from the coding sequence ATGGGAGAAAACATTTACCTCTTCATGATCATTGCCCTGGCCGTATTGGCCATTACGGACTTGGTAGTTGGAGTAAGTAATGATGCGGTCAATTTTTTGAATTCGGCCATAGGTTCAAAGGCCATATCCTTCCGGACCATCATGATCGTTGCAAGTGTTGGAATCGCATTTGGTGCCATATCGTCCAGCGGTATGATGGAAGTGGCGAGAAAGGGAATTTTTAATCCAGGTGAATTCGTATTCTCTGAAATTATGATCGTTTTTATGGCCGTAATGATTACGGACATCTTGCTTTTGGATTTTTTCAACACCTTGGGCATGCCCACATCCACAACGGTCTCCATTGTATTTGAGCTTTTAGGGGCGGCAGTCGCTATATCCATTGTTAAAATTTATGCAGATGAAGGCAGTATATTAGATTTGGCCAATTACATAAATACCGATAAGGCCACGGAAATCATACTGGGCATATTACTATCCGTCGTTGTGGCGTTTACCATTGGTGCGGTCGTACAATTCCTAAGCCGAATCCTTATTTCCTTCAAATTCCACGAAAAGCCAAAGTGGTATGGAGCCGTATTTGGAGGATTAGCCATCACTGGAATCATTTATTTTATTTTGGTAAAAGGTCTTAGTGGTACTTCGATTTTACCAGAGGCAGTGAATGAATTCATAGACACAAAGGCATCTATGTTTATATTGATGAACATTGTGTTCTGGACCTTGGTATCCTTTGTGGTATCGGCGTTTTTGAAATGGAATATTTATACCCTTATCATCATATTGGGCACTTTTGCACTGGCCATGGCCTTTGCTGGCAACGATTTGGTGAATTTTATTGGTGTACCTTTGGCCGCATTGGAATCGTTTACCAGTTGGAAAAGCTCTGGAATCCTTGCTTCGGAATTTAACATGCGGGGACTTTCCGCCGCTGTACAGACCCCCACCTATCTCCTTCTTTTATCTGGGGTAGTAATGATCGTTACACTATGGTTTTCCTCCAAGGCCAAGAGTGTAGTAAAAACAAGTGTAGACCTGTCAAGACAGGATGAAGGCGACGAACGTTTTGAACCCAATTTTCTGTCTCGCCAAATTGTTAAATATACCATTAGGGCATCTGAGAACTTGAGCGGACTTATTCCAAAAGTCATTCAAGACAAAATCGACAAGCAATTCGAAAAACCCTATGTGTATATCCCAAAAAGCAAAGTAAAGGATTTACCCGCCTTTGATTTGGTGCGTGCATCCGTAAACCTTATGGTCGCAAGTGTATTGATTTCCATGGCCACATCCATGAAACTTCCTCTATCCACTACTTATGTGACCTTTATGGTCGCCATGGGATCTTCATTGGCCGATAGAGCCTGGGGGCCAGAAAGTGCTGTCTACAGGGTTGCAGGTGTACTCAATGTGATTGGCGGTTGGTTTTTTACGGCCTTTAGTGCTTTTACAGCTGCGGCAATCATTGCCTATATCATTCATCTTGGTGGCATTTTTGCCATTGGAGCGCTTTTGATCCTGGCATTTCTTCTTATTGGCAAAAATTATCTTTCCCATACCAAAAAACTGAAGGAAACCAAGTTGGAAGAGAAATTGCAACGTGCAGAAAGCAATACGATTATCGGGTTGATCGAAGAAAGTGCCTCCAATATTGCACTTTCCATGAAAAGGGGAAACAAAATCTATACACAAAGCATCGACGGGCTTGCAAAACACGATATAGATACGCTTAAAAAAGGAAAAAAGGGCATAAGTAAACTTGATAAGGAAGTTGAGGATTTAAGAAACAACATCTTTTATTTTATTAAAAATTTGGATGAATCCAGTGTAGGTACAAGTAATTTCTACATCACCGCATTGAGCTATTTACAGGACATGACCCAATCCTTGGAATATATATCCAAAGCAGGGTACAAACATGTTCATAACAACCACAAGAGGCTTCGTTTTAATCAAATTAAGGACTTAAAGGAAACCGAGTCCTATGTAGAGGAACTTTTTAAAAGCATCCAAGAGATTTTTGAGAACAAAAGGTTTGAAAAGTTAACTCCGCTTCTCATGAACAGGCAGGATTTGCTCAATAAACTGGACGCTAAAATCGCTAAGCAGGTAGAACGTACCCGGTCTGATGAATCGAGCCCAAAAAACACTGCCCTATACTTTAGTCTTTTGTTAGAGACCAAAGATCTATTGACAGCCATTATGAACCTAATAGAGATTTATGAAAAGTATTCAAATTCTAAAGTGGTTTCTACCAGTACTTTTCTTTAA
- a CDS encoding DUF6503 family protein → MKSIQILKWFLPVLFFNVLLSNAQEELTGTQLLEKAITYHDPNGNWKSFKGKMAIIMTTLDGDTRRTLLELDLPSSYYKSTVRKGNHTVEYIIDRGECKLLLNNNAVIADRYRDSLQITCERAKKMKDYYTYLYGLPMKLKDPGTILDPKVGKKSFKGKEYLVLKVKYDEKVGSDTWYFYFDPTNYKMEVYQFYHDESKNDGEYILLSEEISVNDIKIPKVRAWYYNKDDKYLGTDDLVKANAFK, encoded by the coding sequence ATGAAAAGTATTCAAATTCTAAAGTGGTTTCTACCAGTACTTTTCTTTAACGTTTTACTAAGTAATGCCCAAGAAGAATTAACCGGGACCCAACTTTTGGAGAAGGCCATTACCTATCACGATCCCAATGGCAATTGGAAAAGCTTTAAAGGGAAAATGGCCATTATCATGACTACCCTAGATGGCGACACCCGTAGAACGCTGTTGGAACTGGATCTACCATCAAGCTATTATAAATCCACCGTTAGAAAGGGCAATCATACCGTAGAGTATATTATTGATCGGGGCGAATGCAAGCTCCTTCTTAATAATAACGCTGTGATAGCGGACAGGTACAGGGATAGCTTGCAAATTACCTGTGAACGGGCAAAAAAAATGAAGGATTATTATACGTATCTCTATGGCCTTCCCATGAAATTAAAAGATCCGGGGACCATTTTAGACCCCAAAGTGGGTAAAAAATCATTCAAGGGAAAAGAGTACCTGGTGTTAAAGGTAAAATATGACGAAAAAGTGGGGAGCGACACGTGGTACTTTTATTTTGACCCTACCAATTACAAGATGGAAGTCTATCAATTTTACCACGACGAATCCAAAAACGACGGCGAATACATCCTATTATCGGAAGAAATTAGCGTCAACGATATAAAAATACCCAAGGTCAGGGCATGGTACTACAACAAGGACGACAAATATTTAGGTACGGACGACCTGGTAAAGGCGAATGCCTTTAAATAA
- the nadD gene encoding nicotinate (nicotinamide) nucleotide adenylyltransferase, translating to MKRIGLYFGTFNPIHIGHMVIANHMVEFSDLDEVWFVVTPQSPFKAKKSLLDNHHRYQMVLEATEEYPKLKPSKIEFDLPQPNYTINTLVHLTEKYTDGYQFCLIMGEDNLKGFHKWKNYEEILEGFDIYVYPRISMGNVENQFKDHPKIHRVNAPIMEISSTFIRKEHKKGKNIKPMLPASVWKYMDEMNFYR from the coding sequence ATGAAAAGGATAGGCCTCTACTTTGGCACCTTTAACCCGATACATATAGGCCATATGGTCATAGCGAACCATATGGTGGAGTTCTCCGATTTGGATGAGGTTTGGTTCGTGGTAACGCCACAAAGTCCGTTTAAGGCGAAGAAATCACTTTTGGACAATCATCACAGATACCAAATGGTACTGGAAGCCACCGAGGAGTATCCAAAGTTAAAACCTTCCAAAATAGAGTTCGACCTTCCGCAGCCTAATTACACCATAAATACCTTAGTTCATTTAACGGAAAAGTACACTGATGGATATCAGTTTTGTTTGATAATGGGCGAGGATAACCTAAAAGGTTTCCACAAATGGAAGAATTACGAGGAGATATTGGAGGGGTTCGACATTTATGTGTATCCAAGGATTTCCATGGGTAACGTTGAAAATCAATTTAAAGATCATCCTAAAATACATAGGGTAAACGCCCCTATAATGGAAATTTCATCCACCTTTATTCGAAAGGAGCATAAAAAAGGGAAAAACATTAAGCCTATGTTGCCTGCTTCCGTTTGGAAGTATATGGATGAGATGAATTTTTACAGATAA
- the gmk gene encoding guanylate kinase, which produces MEGGKLIIFSAPSGSGKTTIVRHLLGIPELNLAFSVSATSRPRRGKEKNKEHYYFMTVSEFKSHIKNDDFLEWEEVYRDNFYGTLKSEVERLWAQGKNVIFDIDVVGGLRIKKKFPDRTLAVFVKPPSVDELKIRLKKRSTESDDKINMRIAKASVELATAPQFDKIIKNYDLKVALKEAEELVAEFVGVEKKG; this is translated from the coding sequence ATGGAAGGAGGAAAGCTCATTATTTTTTCGGCACCGTCTGGAAGTGGAAAAACCACCATTGTTCGTCATCTTTTGGGCATTCCAGAACTTAATTTAGCGTTTTCCGTTTCGGCTACCTCCAGGCCCAGAAGGGGCAAGGAGAAAAATAAGGAGCACTACTATTTCATGACAGTGTCCGAGTTTAAGAGCCATATCAAGAACGATGACTTTTTGGAGTGGGAAGAGGTATACCGTGACAACTTTTATGGAACCTTGAAAAGTGAGGTGGAGCGATTATGGGCCCAGGGCAAGAATGTTATTTTTGATATTGACGTTGTTGGGGGCCTGCGTATAAAAAAGAAATTTCCGGATCGTACCTTGGCGGTTTTTGTAAAACCGCCCAGTGTAGACGAGCTTAAAATCCGATTAAAAAAACGAAGTACGGAGAGCGACGATAAGATCAATATGCGTATTGCAAAGGCATCGGTAGAATTGGCAACAGCGCCCCAATTCGATAAGATTATAAAGAACTACGATTTAAAAGTTGCCTTAAAGGAAGCGGAGGAATTGGTCGCTGAGTTTGTGGGCGTAGAGAAAAAAGGGTAG
- a CDS encoding YicC/YloC family endoribonuclease, which yields MIQSMTGFGKHVVQLPTKKITVEIKSLNSKSIDLNARMPSAYREKELELRKIIANSLQRGKVDFNLYVEITGDEASGQVNENVVRQYMKQLKSIAHGEDIQLLEMALKLPDALRTDRDDIDDEEYKAILGALNEALEEINAFRSEEGSVLEKDFLERIEVLQTLLDNVVAMDPDRQANVRERLEKAVQDIKVEVDANRFEQELIYYLEKYDITEEKVRLANHLDYFEKTLKSDDSNGKKLGFISQEIGREINTIGSKANYAPMQQLVVQMKDELEKIKEQMLNVL from the coding sequence ATGATTCAATCCATGACTGGATTTGGGAAGCACGTGGTCCAGCTTCCTACAAAAAAGATTACGGTAGAAATTAAATCCTTGAACAGCAAGAGCATTGATTTGAATGCCCGAATGCCCTCAGCCTACAGGGAGAAGGAATTGGAATTGAGAAAGATAATTGCAAACTCCTTGCAACGTGGCAAAGTCGACTTTAATCTTTACGTGGAAATTACGGGTGACGAGGCTTCAGGCCAAGTCAATGAAAACGTCGTAAGACAGTATATGAAACAATTGAAATCCATTGCACATGGTGAGGATATTCAATTGCTCGAAATGGCCTTGAAGTTGCCGGATGCCTTGCGAACCGATAGGGACGACATAGATGACGAAGAGTACAAGGCTATTTTGGGCGCCTTGAACGAGGCACTTGAAGAAATAAATGCCTTTAGGTCTGAGGAAGGAAGTGTGCTGGAAAAGGACTTTTTGGAAAGAATAGAAGTTTTACAGACCCTTTTGGATAATGTTGTGGCCATGGATCCGGATAGGCAGGCCAATGTACGGGAACGGTTGGAAAAGGCCGTACAGGATATAAAGGTGGAGGTAGATGCCAATCGATTTGAACAGGAACTCATCTATTACTTGGAGAAGTATGATATTACGGAGGAAAAGGTACGCCTGGCAAACCATTTGGACTACTTTGAAAAAACCTTGAAGTCTGATGACAGTAATGGTAAGAAATTGGGCTTCATTTCCCAAGAGATAGGGCGGGAAATCAACACCATTGGTTCAAAAGCCAATTACGCACCCATGCAGCAGTTGGTGGTCCAAATGAAGGACGAATTGGAAAAAATAAAGGAACAGATGCTAAACGTATTATAA
- a CDS encoding 3-keto-disaccharide hydrolase, which yields MKRIYSSGLLFSLLFVACQEKAKEESMEPETPVWDEVIVHEEYSGTEPTTPEETEFYEPKVPVVNPTSQNGAPSDAIILFDGSSLDNWISAKDSTAAKWHLNDDGSMTVNDKTGDIQTKQNFGNIQLHIEWRSPLPVQREGQNRGNSGIFLNGLYEVQVLDNNDNPTYVNGQVASIYKQHVPLAMASVPTGDWNSYDIIYHAPEFNDEGGKIKSGTMTVIHNGVLVQDHIEIKGTTPYIGWPKNPVHGKGPLILQDHGDDSRVSYRNIWVREL from the coding sequence ATGAAGAGAATTTATAGTAGCGGACTGTTATTTTCCTTATTGTTTGTCGCTTGTCAGGAGAAAGCCAAGGAGGAATCGATGGAACCTGAAACACCAGTATGGGATGAGGTAATCGTCCATGAGGAATACAGTGGTACGGAGCCAACAACTCCGGAGGAAACCGAGTTCTATGAACCCAAGGTTCCCGTTGTCAATCCAACTTCACAAAATGGCGCTCCAAGCGATGCCATAATTTTGTTCGATGGCAGTAGTTTGGACAATTGGATTTCCGCCAAGGATAGTACCGCCGCAAAATGGCATTTGAATGACGATGGTAGCATGACGGTTAATGACAAAACCGGGGACATCCAGACCAAACAAAATTTTGGCAACATCCAACTCCATATTGAATGGAGGTCCCCTCTTCCCGTACAGAGGGAAGGACAAAATAGGGGTAATAGCGGTATCTTCCTAAATGGGCTCTATGAGGTTCAAGTGTTGGATAATAACGATAATCCAACCTATGTAAACGGCCAGGTAGCTTCCATTTATAAACAGCATGTACCTTTGGCAATGGCCTCCGTACCTACTGGAGATTGGAATTCCTATGATATTATTTATCACGCTCCTGAATTTAATGATGAAGGAGGAAAAATAAAATCCGGAACTATGACGGTTATCCATAATGGGGTCTTGGTTCAAGACCATATTGAGATTAAAGGTACTACTCCATATATAGGATGGCCAAAAAATCCGGTGCACGGCAAAGGACCTTTAATTTTACAGGATCATGGTGACGATAGCCGGGTGAGTTATCGTAATATTTGGGTAAGGGAACTATAG
- a CDS encoding 3-keto-disaccharide hydrolase has protein sequence MKNIFRKAVLALLILGCKEVKKENTPTVEEMDETAEMSMGNEWTSLFDGESFTGWHEYLKDNVSDNWKIEDGAMVFYPPESRESGNQFNLVSDNSYTDFILSIDWKIAQNGNSGVMWGVNEMKDLGQPYLTGPEIQVLDNEGHPDGKNGTSHQSGALYDMVSPTKDVTKPVGEWNTMVITINHKTNEGSVELNGETVVEFPVNDPKWGEMVANSKFAEWEHFAKYPTGKIALQDHGDGVAYKNIKIKEL, from the coding sequence ATGAAAAACATATTTAGAAAAGCAGTACTTGCCTTATTGATTTTAGGGTGTAAGGAAGTAAAAAAGGAAAATACCCCGACCGTAGAAGAAATGGACGAAACGGCAGAGATGTCAATGGGCAATGAATGGACCTCTTTATTCGATGGGGAATCCTTTACCGGTTGGCACGAATATTTAAAGGACAATGTCTCCGATAACTGGAAGATTGAGGACGGCGCTATGGTGTTCTATCCACCAGAGTCTAGGGAGAGCGGCAATCAGTTTAATTTAGTTTCCGATAATAGCTATACCGATTTTATTCTGTCCATTGATTGGAAGATTGCCCAAAATGGAAATAGCGGTGTCATGTGGGGCGTTAATGAAATGAAAGATTTGGGACAGCCGTATCTTACCGGTCCTGAAATACAAGTTTTGGACAATGAAGGACACCCTGATGGAAAAAACGGTACCAGTCATCAATCTGGTGCCTTGTATGATATGGTATCGCCAACCAAAGATGTTACCAAACCCGTGGGCGAATGGAATACAATGGTTATCACCATAAACCATAAAACAAACGAGGGGTCGGTTGAATTGAACGGGGAAACCGTGGTGGAATTTCCCGTGAACGACCCTAAATGGGGTGAAATGGTGGCCAATTCCAAATTTGCGGAATGGGAACATTTTGCAAAATACCCTACCGGTAAAATAGCGCTACAAGATCACGGGGACGGCGTAGCCTATAAAAACATCAAGATTAAGGAGCTTTAA
- a CDS encoding sugar phosphate isomerase/epimerase family protein — MKTIKGPGVFLAQFVDSKAPFNTLDGMCKWAADLGYKGIQIPTWESFLIDLDKAAESQTYCDELKGKINSYGLEITELSTHLQGQLVAVHPAYDLMFDSFAPKNVHNNPKARTEWAIETVKKAATASRRLGLTSHATFSGSLLWHTMHPWPQRPAGLVEMGFEELAKRWMPILNHFDKEGVDVCYEIHPGEDLHDGDTFERFLEATNNHKRVNILYDPSHFVLQQLDYIQYIDFYHEFIKSFHVKDSEFNPTGKKGAFGGYNDWGNRAGRYRSLGDGQIDFKTIFSKLTQYGCDVWAVMEWECCIKSPEQGAREGAIFIKNHIIEATEKTFDDFAGAETDEQMLKKILGL; from the coding sequence ATGAAAACAATTAAAGGGCCAGGAGTATTTTTAGCACAATTTGTAGATAGTAAGGCACCGTTCAACACCTTGGACGGAATGTGTAAATGGGCGGCAGATTTAGGGTATAAAGGAATCCAGATACCTACATGGGAAAGCTTTCTTATAGATTTGGACAAGGCTGCTGAGAGTCAGACCTATTGTGACGAGCTCAAGGGCAAGATAAATTCCTATGGCTTGGAAATTACGGAACTTTCCACGCACCTACAGGGACAATTAGTGGCGGTGCACCCAGCATATGATTTGATGTTCGATTCCTTTGCGCCAAAAAATGTACATAACAATCCCAAAGCCAGAACGGAATGGGCCATTGAAACGGTAAAGAAGGCCGCTACGGCAAGTAGAAGGCTAGGCCTAACGTCCCATGCCACGTTTTCAGGCTCGCTTCTATGGCATACCATGCATCCATGGCCACAAAGACCGGCAGGACTTGTAGAGATGGGCTTTGAAGAGTTGGCCAAAAGATGGATGCCTATATTGAACCACTTTGACAAGGAAGGTGTGGATGTCTGTTATGAGATCCACCCAGGAGAAGATCTTCATGATGGTGATACTTTTGAGCGATTTCTGGAGGCTACCAATAACCACAAACGAGTAAATATACTTTACGACCCAAGTCACTTCGTTCTGCAGCAATTGGATTATATTCAGTATATTGATTTCTACCATGAGTTCATAAAATCATTCCATGTAAAGGATTCCGAGTTCAACCCTACAGGAAAGAAAGGAGCCTTTGGTGGTTATAACGATTGGGGCAACCGCGCGGGTAGGTATCGTTCATTGGGCGATGGCCAAATCGATTTTAAGACCATCTTTTCCAAGTTGACCCAATACGGATGCGATGTTTGGGCCGTAATGGAATGGGAATGTTGTATTAAAAGTCCGGAACAAGGAGCAAGGGAAGGGGCCATTTTTATTAAGAACCACATTATTGAAGCTACCGAAAAGACATTTGATGATTTTGCGGGTGCAGAAACCGATGAACAAATGCTCAAAAAAATATTGGGACTTTAA